One region of Pan paniscus chromosome 5, NHGRI_mPanPan1-v2.0_pri, whole genome shotgun sequence genomic DNA includes:
- the LOC129397987 gene encoding zinc finger CCCH domain-containing protein 11C-like has protein sequence MPNQGEDCYFFFYSTCTKGDSCPFRHCEAALGNETVCTLWREGRCFRRVCRFRHMEIDKKRSEVPCYWENQPTGCQKLNCAFHHNRGRYVDGLFLPPSTTVPESPEEEVKASQLSVQQNKLSVQSNPSPQLRSVMKVESSENVPSPKHPPVVINAADDDEDDDDQFPDETKTPTLQPTPEVHNGLRVTSVRRPAVNIKQGECLHFGIKTLEEIKSEKMKEKSKKQGEGSSGVSSLLLHPEPVPGPEKENVRTVVKTVTLSTKQGEEPLVRLGLTERLGKRKFSAGADSDPPLKRSLAQRLGKKVEAPETNTDETPKTAQVSKSLKERLGMSADPNNEDATDKVNKVGEIHVKTLEEMLLERASQKHGESQTKLKTEGPSKTDDSTSGARSSSTLRIKTFSEVLAEEEHRQQEAERQKSKKDTTCMKLKTDSEIKKTVVLPPIVASKGQSEEPAGKTKSMQEVHMKTLEEIKLEKALRVQQSSESSTSSPSQHEATPGARLLLRVTQRTWRKEEKILQEGNEVDFQSRIRMEATEASVETTGVDISKIQVKRCATMREMRMRKQQEREKSVSTPLQGDVASCNTRVAEKPVLTAVPGITWHLTKQLPTKSSQKVEVETSGIADSFLNVKWAAQTLEKRGEAKPKVNVKQSVVKVVSSPKLAPKRKAVEMHLAVTAAVKPLSSSSVLQEPPAKKAAVDAVVLLVSEDKSVTVPEAENPRDSLFFFFFFFFFFFSFFLFFLIYCKF, from the coding sequence ATGCCTAATCAAGGAGAagactgctatttttttttctattctacatGTACCAAAGGTGACAGCTGCCCATTCCGTCACTGTGAAGCTGCACTAGGAAATGAAACTGTTTGCACATTATGGCGAGAAGGGCGCTGTTTTCGACGGGTGTGCAGGTTTCGGCACATGGAGATTGATAAAAAACGCAGTGAAGTTCCTTGTTATTGGGAAAATCAGCCAACAGGATGTCAAAAATTAAACTGCGCTTTCCATCACAATAGAGGACGATATGTTGATGGCCTTTTCCTACCTCCGAGCACAACTGTGCCTGAGTCACCAGAAGAGGAAGTGAAGGCTAGCCAACTTTCAGTTCAGCAGAACAAATTGTCTGTCCAGTCCAATCCTTCCCCTCAGCTGCGGAGCGTTATGAAAGTAGAAAGTTCCGAAAATGTTCCTAGCCCCAAGCATCCACCAGTTGTAATTAATGCTgcagatgatgatgaagatgatgatgatcagTTTCCTGATGAAACCAAAACACCTACCCTGCAACCAACTCCTGAAGTTCACAATGGATTACGAGTGACTTCTGTCCGGAGACCTGCAGTCAATATAAAGCAAGGTGAATGTTTGCATTTTGGAATAAAAACTCTTGAGGAAATTAAGtcagagaaaatgaaggaaaaatctaAGAAGCAAGGTGAGGGTTCTTCAGGagtttccagtcttttgctcCACCCTGAGCCTGTTCCAggtcctgaaaaagaaaatgtcaggacTGTGGTGAAGACAGTAACTCTCTCCACCAAACAAGGAGAAGAACCCTTGGTTAGATTGGGTCTTACTGAGAGACTGGGGAAACGAAAATTTTCGGCAGGCGCTGACAGTGATCCTCCATTAAAGCGTAGCCTGGCACAGAGGCTAGGGAAGAAAGTTGAAGCTCCGGAAACTAACACTGACGAAACACCAAAGACAGCTCAAGTTTCCAAGTCTCTTAAGGAGCGATTAGGCATGTCAGCTGATCCAAATAATGAGGACGCAACAGATAAAGTTAATAAAGTTGGTGAGATCCATGTGAAGACATTAGAAGAAATGCTTCTTGAAAGAGCCAGTCAGAAACATGGGGAATCGCAAACTAAACTCAAGACAGAAGGACCTTCAAAAACTGATGATTCTACTTCAGGAGCAAGAAGCTCCTCCACTCTCCGTATCAAAACCTTCTCTGAGGTCCTGGCTGAAGAAGAACATAGGCAGCAGGAAGCAGagagacaaaaaagcaaaaaggatacAACTTGCATGAAGCTAAAGACTgatagtgaaattaaaaaaacagtagtTTTGCCACCCATTGTTGCCAGCAAAGGACAATCAGAGGAGCCTGCAGGTAAAACAAAGTCCATGCAGGAGGTGCACATGAAGACGCTGGAAGAAATTAAACTGGAGAAGGCACTGAGGGTGCAGCAGAGCTCTGAGAGCAGCACCAGCTCCCCGTCTCAACATGAGGCCACTCCGGGGGCAAGGTTGCTGCTGCGAGTCACCCAAAGAAcatggaggaaagaagagaagatacTTCAGGAAGGAAATGAAGTTGATTTTCAGAGCCGTATTAGAATGGAAGCTACAGAGGCTTCAGTTGAGACCACAGGAGTTGACATCAGTAAAATTCAAGTCAAGAGATGTGCGACCATGAGAGAGATGCGCATGCGGAAACAGCAGGAGAGGGAAAAATCAGTCTCGACACCTCTTCAGGGAGATGTAGCCTCTTGCAATACCCGAGTGGCAGAGAAACCAGTGCTCACTGCTGTGCCAGGAATCACATGGCACCTGACCAAGCAGCTTCCCACAAAGTcatcccagaaggtggaggtagaAACCTCAGGGATTGCAGACTCATTCTTGAATGTGAAATGGGCAGCACAGACCTTGGAAAAAAGGGGTGAAGCTAAACCCAAAGTGAACGTGAAGCAATCTGTGGTTAAAGTTGTGTCATCCCCCAAATTGGCCCCAAAACGTAAGGCAGTGGAGATGCACCTTGCTGTCACTGCCGCTGTGAAGCCACTCAGCTCCAGCAGCGTCCTACAGGAACCCCCAGCCAAAAAGGCAGCTGTGGATGCTGTTGTCCTGCTTGTCTCTGAGGACAAATCAGTCACTGTGCCTGAAGCAGAAAATCCTAGagacagtctttttttctttttctttttctttttcttttttttttctttctttcttttttttttaatatactgtaagttttag